The proteins below come from a single Streptococcus canis genomic window:
- the recJ gene encoding single-stranded-DNA-specific exonuclease RecJ, which produces MIKSKYSWKIEDKKPDDGFFKLAKAKGLTQTAAQLIYERGIRTEEALDDFLVADLSQLHDPYLLHDMAKAVPRIRQAIEEGERILIYGDYDADGMTSASIVKETLDMMGAEPLVYLPNRFTDGYGPNQSVYKYFIEQEAVSLIITVDNGVAGHEAISYAQAQGVDVIVTDHHSLPEELPEAFAIIHPEHPDADYPFKHLAGCGVAFKLATALLENLPTDCLDLVAIGTIADMVSLTGENRVLVKNGLTMLKHTERIGLQELMTLSPIDLEHFNEDAIGFQIAPQLNALGRLDDPNPAIELLTGFDDQKAQNIALMIKEKNEERKALVQEIFDQAMAMVDDQKPVQVLAQAGWHPGVLGIVAGRIMETIGQTVVVLTIDNGFAKGSARSLEAINIFEALSGKRELFTAFGGHAGAAGMTLPLDNLEALSDLLCQFVIERGLDQTAKNTLTIDEGLSLEELSLDTLKSLDKLAPYGMDHPKPVFYVKDITVSQARTMGQDQSHLKFKVSQGKTSFDVLAFGQGSQIQDFQQATGLELAVTLSVNHWNGNTSLQFMLVDARVDGVQLLDLRTKTAKIPEGIPTIEEDPNAKVVLINDIPEDFKSWRTQFANKTFDAIYFKNQINHPYYLTGFGSREQFAKLYKTIYQFPEFDLRHKLTDLSRYLNIDKLLLIKLIQIFEELAFVTIEDGLMTVNPQAQKREISESHIYQELKELVKFQEIMALASPQEMYDYLVHSKS; this is translated from the coding sequence ATGATTAAATCCAAATATAGCTGGAAAATAGAAGACAAGAAGCCAGATGATGGCTTCTTTAAGCTAGCAAAGGCAAAAGGTCTGACCCAGACCGCCGCTCAGTTGATTTATGAGCGAGGGATAAGGACTGAAGAAGCCTTAGATGACTTTCTGGTAGCTGATTTGTCGCAACTGCATGATCCCTATTTGCTACATGACATGGCAAAGGCTGTCCCAAGGATTCGCCAAGCTATTGAAGAGGGCGAACGGATTCTCATTTACGGCGATTATGATGCTGATGGCATGACGTCGGCATCTATTGTCAAGGAAACCTTAGACATGATGGGGGCAGAGCCTTTAGTTTACCTCCCTAACCGTTTTACAGATGGTTATGGTCCCAATCAGAGCGTCTATAAATACTTTATTGAGCAGGAAGCTGTGTCCTTAATTATCACGGTTGATAATGGAGTAGCAGGGCACGAAGCGATTAGCTATGCCCAAGCACAGGGAGTTGATGTTATTGTGACTGACCACCATAGCCTGCCTGAAGAATTGCCAGAGGCCTTTGCCATCATTCACCCTGAGCATCCCGATGCTGATTATCCCTTTAAACACTTAGCTGGCTGTGGCGTTGCCTTTAAATTGGCAACTGCTTTGCTAGAAAATTTGCCAACAGACTGCCTAGACTTGGTAGCCATTGGAACAATTGCTGATATGGTAAGTTTGACAGGTGAAAACCGTGTCTTAGTCAAAAATGGCTTGACCATGCTCAAGCATACTGAGAGGATCGGTTTGCAGGAACTAATGACCCTATCACCTATTGATTTAGAACATTTTAATGAAGATGCTATTGGTTTTCAGATTGCTCCGCAATTAAATGCTTTAGGCCGCTTGGATGACCCTAATCCAGCCATTGAGCTGCTGACAGGTTTTGATGACCAAAAAGCCCAAAATATTGCCTTGATGATTAAGGAAAAAAATGAAGAGCGTAAGGCCTTAGTCCAAGAGATTTTTGATCAAGCGATGGCTATGGTTGACGATCAAAAACCTGTTCAAGTCTTAGCTCAAGCCGGCTGGCACCCTGGTGTTCTGGGGATTGTCGCTGGTCGTATCATGGAAACTATTGGACAAACGGTAGTTGTCTTGACCATTGATAATGGCTTTGCAAAAGGCTCGGCCAGAAGTTTAGAAGCTATTAATATTTTTGAAGCTTTGAGTGGCAAGCGTGAATTATTTACAGCGTTTGGGGGGCATGCTGGTGCAGCAGGAATGACCCTTCCCCTTGATAACTTAGAAGCTCTCTCAGACTTGCTCTGTCAGTTTGTGATAGAGCGTGGCTTAGATCAGACTGCCAAAAATACACTGACTATTGATGAAGGTTTGTCATTGGAGGAACTTAGTCTTGATACTTTAAAGAGTTTAGATAAATTAGCTCCTTATGGTATGGATCATCCCAAGCCGGTCTTTTATGTCAAGGACATAACAGTTAGCCAAGCGCGTACCATGGGACAGGACCAGAGTCATCTTAAATTCAAAGTCAGTCAGGGCAAAACTTCCTTTGATGTACTGGCTTTTGGTCAAGGAAGCCAGATACAAGACTTTCAACAAGCTACTGGTTTAGAATTAGCAGTGACCTTATCTGTCAACCATTGGAATGGGAACACGAGTCTCCAATTCATGTTAGTAGATGCTCGTGTTGATGGAGTACAACTTCTTGATTTAAGGACAAAAACGGCGAAAATTCCTGAAGGTATTCCGACTATTGAAGAAGATCCAAATGCCAAAGTCGTTCTGATTAATGACATTCCTGAAGATTTCAAAAGCTGGCGTACCCAGTTCGCTAATAAGACTTTTGACGCTATTTATTTTAAAAATCAGATTAACCATCCTTACTACCTAACGGGATTTGGTAGTCGTGAACAGTTTGCTAAACTCTACAAAACCATCTACCAATTTCCCGAATTTGATTTGCGTCATAAGTTGACTGACTTGAGTCGCTACCTAAACATTGACAAACTCTTATTGATTAAGCTCATTCAGATTTTTGAAGAGTTAGCTTTTGTGACGATTGAAGATGGATTGATGACGGTTAACCCACAAGCGCAAAAACGAGAGATTTCAGAGAGTCACATTTACCAAGAGTTAAAAGAATTGGTGAAGTTTCAGGAAATCATGGCATTGGCTAGCCCGCAGGAGATGTACGATTATTTGGTCCATTCCAAATCATAA
- a CDS encoding adenine phosphoribosyltransferase, translating into MDLTNYIASIENYPKDGITFRDISPLMADGKAYSYAIREIAQYACDKDIDMIVGPEARGFIIGCPVAVELGIGFAPVRKPGKLPRDVVSADYEKEYGLDTLTMHSDAIKPGQRVMIVDDLLATGGTVKATIEMIEQLGGVVAGCAFLIELDGLNGRDAIGDYDCKVLMQFPG; encoded by the coding sequence ATGGATTTAACAAATTATATTGCATCAATTGAAAACTATCCTAAAGACGGTATCACTTTCCGCGATATTTCACCTTTAATGGCTGACGGAAAAGCTTACAGCTATGCTATTCGTGAAATTGCTCAGTATGCTTGTGACAAAGATATTGACATGATTGTCGGCCCAGAAGCACGTGGTTTTATTATCGGTTGCCCTGTTGCAGTTGAACTGGGTATCGGATTTGCTCCAGTTCGCAAACCGGGTAAATTACCAAGAGATGTGGTGTCAGCTGATTATGAAAAAGAATATGGTCTTGATACCTTAACCATGCATTCAGATGCTATTAAGCCAGGTCAACGTGTGATGATTGTTGATGATTTATTAGCAACTGGTGGAACAGTAAAAGCAACTATCGAAATGATTGAACAACTTGGTGGTGTTGTTGCAGGTTGTGCCTTCCTTATCGAGTTGGATGGTTTAAACGGCCGTGATGCGATTGGCGACTACGATTGCAAAGTCTTGATGCAATTCCCTGGTTAA
- a CDS encoding SDR family NAD(P)-dependent oxidoreductase, with protein MAQRIIVMTGASGGLAQEIVKQLPKEDGLILLGRNKVRLEHCYQHIDNKECLELNITDPAAIEEMVAQIYQRYGRVDVLINNAGYGAFKGFEEFSAQEIADMFQVNTLASIHFARLIGQKMAEQGQGHLINIVSMAGLIASAKSSIYSATKFALIGFSNTLRLELADKGVYVTTVNPGPIATKFFEQADPSGHYLESVGKFTLQPNHVAKRLVSIIGKNKRELNLPFSLAVTHQFYTLFPKLSDYLARKVFNYK; from the coding sequence ATGGCACAAAGAATCATTGTTATGACAGGAGCTTCTGGAGGGCTGGCTCAGGAAATTGTTAAGCAGCTGCCCAAAGAAGATGGACTGATTTTATTAGGACGTAACAAAGTGCGCCTAGAACACTGTTATCAGCATATTGATAACAAAGAATGCCTTGAACTGAACATTACCGATCCAGCAGCCATTGAAGAGATGGTTGCTCAGATTTACCAGCGCTATGGCCGTGTCGATGTCTTGATTAATAATGCTGGCTATGGAGCTTTCAAAGGCTTTGAAGAGTTTTCCGCCCAAGAAATAGCTGATATGTTTCAGGTCAACACCCTAGCGAGCATTCATTTTGCCCGCTTGATTGGTCAGAAAATGGCAGAGCAAGGGCAAGGCCATCTCATTAACATTGTGTCCATGGCAGGATTGATTGCGTCAGCCAAATCGAGCATTTATTCAGCCACCAAGTTTGCCCTTATCGGATTTTCCAATACCCTTCGCTTGGAATTAGCGGATAAAGGGGTTTACGTGACCACCGTGAATCCAGGTCCCATTGCCACCAAGTTTTTTGAACAAGCGGATCCGTCTGGACATTATTTGGAAAGTGTTGGGAAGTTTACTCTCCAACCCAATCACGTGGCTAAGCGCTTGGTTTCCATTATCGGGAAAAATAAACGAGAATTGAATTTGCCCTTTAGTTTAGCGGTAACCCATCAATTTTACACTCTTTTCCCCAAATTATCCGATTATCTTGCAAGAAAGGTATTTAATTATAAATGA
- the rnz gene encoding ribonuclease Z, translated as MELQFLGTGAGQPAKQRNVSSLVLKLLDEINEVWMFDCGEGTQRQILETTIKPRKIKKIFITHLHGDHIFGLPGFLSSRAFQASEEQTDLDIYGPVGIKTYVLTSLKISGSRLPYTIHFHEFDEKSLGKIMETDKFEVYAERLAHTIFCMGYRVVQKDLEGTLDAEALKAAGVPFGPLFGKIKNGQDVELEDGRLICAKDYISAPKKGKIITIIGDTRKTSASVRLAKDADVLVHESTYGKGDERIARNHGHSTNIQAAQIARDAGVKRLLLNHVSARFLGRDCRQMEKDAATVFENVKMVRDLEEVII; from the coding sequence ATGGAATTACAATTTTTAGGAACCGGAGCTGGTCAACCAGCCAAACAACGCAATGTCTCAAGCCTGGTCTTGAAACTCTTAGATGAAATCAACGAAGTTTGGATGTTTGATTGTGGCGAAGGGACCCAAAGACAAATTTTAGAAACCACCATCAAACCTCGAAAAATTAAAAAAATTTTTATTACCCATCTGCATGGAGATCACATTTTTGGACTCCCAGGTTTCTTGTCTAGCCGTGCTTTTCAAGCCAGCGAGGAACAAACAGACCTTGATATTTATGGACCTGTTGGTATCAAAACCTATGTATTAACCAGCTTAAAAATTTCAGGCTCTCGTTTACCTTATACCATTCATTTCCATGAATTTGATGAGAAGTCGCTTGGTAAAATTATGGAAACAGATAAGTTTGAAGTTTATGCAGAGCGTCTGGCGCATACCATTTTTTGCATGGGGTATCGAGTGGTTCAAAAAGACTTAGAAGGAACCCTAGACGCAGAAGCTTTAAAGGCAGCGGGTGTTCCTTTTGGACCACTCTTTGGTAAAATCAAAAATGGACAAGATGTTGAATTGGAAGACGGCCGTCTGATTTGTGCCAAAGATTATATTTCTGCCCCTAAAAAAGGTAAAATCATTACCATTATCGGTGATACACGCAAAACGTCTGCCAGTGTCAGATTGGCTAAAGATGCGGATGTTTTGGTTCACGAATCAACCTATGGCAAGGGCGACGAGAGGATTGCAAGAAATCATGGACATTCCACTAATATACAGGCAGCGCAGATTGCCCGTGATGCTGGTGTCAAGCGCCTCTTGCTCAACCATGTGTCAGCTCGCTTTTTAGGACGTGACTGTCGCCAGATGGAAAAAGATGCTGCAACGGTATTTGAAAATGTTAAGATGGTACGAGATTTAGAGGAAGTGATTATTTAA